One Solanum lycopersicum chromosome 2, SLM_r2.1 genomic region harbors:
- the LOC101250858 gene encoding BOI-related E3 ubiquitin-protein ligase 1, with protein MAVEARHLNLFTQQQQQMVSNQGNGFSYNTQIVGSSLLPLPTPENSFLPFHQSLMCDSVQPKTSVNTDSGLTFNLPTTVNATTAAGVAATRKRSRDSFNQFNTCNTTSFVGDDVLPLLQQYQCDIDRIISLHTKKVRMELEERQKQQARVLVAAIGEGVSKKLKEKDEQIQRMGKINMVLQEKVKSLFVENQLWRDLAQTNEATANSLRNNLEQVLAHVGDERISAGGNFAGTAVEEVAESCCGSSDHGAGAEEEDEIEGRRTIVGEAQDNRMCKRCGERESCVLLLPCRHLCLCAVCGSSLVHTCPVCNSNMNATVHVNMSS; from the exons ATGGCAGTTGAGGCAAGACATCTCAATCTTTTCactcagcaacagcagcaaATGGTTTCGAATCAAGGGAATGGGTTTTCGTACAATACCCAAATTGTTGGTTCTTCTCTGTTACCGTTACCGACGCCGGAGAATAGTTTTTTGCCGTTTCATCAGAGTCTGATGTGTGATTCCGTTCAGCCAAAAACGTCGGTAAATACGGATAGTGGTCTCACTTTCAATCTTCCTACAACTGTGAACGCTACCACTGCTGCCGGTGTAGCGGCGACGAGGAAGCGGTCGAGGGATTCGTTTAATCAATTTAATACTTGTAATACTACGTCGTTTGTCGGAGATGACGTTTTGCCACTTCTACAACAGTACCAGTGTGATATCGATCGGATTATTTCGCTTCAT ACTAAGAAAGTAAGGATGGAATTAGAAGAAAGGCAGAAACAGCAAGCGAGGGTGTTGGTTGCAGCAATCGGGGAAGGCGTATCGAAAAAACTGAAAGAGAAAGACGAACAAATTCAACGAATGGGGAAAATCAATATGGTTCTACAAGAAAAAGTGAAAAGTCTGTTCGTTGAGAATCAGTTATGGAGAGATTTAGCACAAACAAACGAAGCAACAGCGAATTCCCTCCGCAACAACTTAGAACAAGTATTAGCCCACGTCGGGGACGAACGTATCTCCGCCGGCGGTAACTTCGCCGGAACCGCAGTTGAGGAAGTCGCCGAATCCTGCTGCGGCAGCAGCGACCACGGGGCGGGGGCGGAAGAGGAGGATGAAATCGAAGGCCGGCGCACCATAGTCGGAGAAGCGCAGGATAACAGGATGTGCAAAAGGTGTGGTGAGAGGGAATCATGTGTATTGCTATTGCCATGCAGGCATCTTTGCCTGTGTGCTGTTTGTGGTTCAAGTTTAGTCCATACATGCCCTGTATGCAACTCTAACATGAATGCCACTGTGCATGTTAACATGTCTTCTTGA